The Vibrio agarivorans genome window below encodes:
- the cobA gene encoding uroporphyrinogen-III C-methyltransferase: MATDTSNISSSLLKLVSNQEQPRISASQLQHGEVALIGAGPGDPELLTVKAMNLLQQADVVLYDYLVSDEIMALVPSDCILVCVGKRAGHHSVPQERTNQLLVEFAQQNYRVIRIKGGDPFIFGRGGEELEVLVEAGVPFQVVPGITAAAGATAYAGIPLTHRDYAQSAMFITGHLKDKDDQLDWSTLARGNQTLVIYMGLMKSEYITQQLIQHGRAPSTPVAIIERGTQKDQKVWTSTLNTLSDIACHAQSPALIVVGEVVALSQKLDWYLSGTRFSNDAVANSI; encoded by the coding sequence ATGGCAACGGACACATCAAATATCTCCTCTAGCTTACTTAAGCTGGTATCAAATCAAGAACAGCCACGAATCTCGGCGAGTCAGCTTCAGCATGGTGAAGTCGCGCTTATTGGAGCGGGACCGGGCGACCCAGAGCTATTAACGGTTAAGGCCATGAACCTATTACAACAGGCGGATGTTGTTCTGTATGACTATTTAGTGTCAGACGAAATCATGGCGCTTGTGCCTAGCGACTGTATCTTAGTGTGTGTCGGTAAACGCGCTGGGCACCACAGCGTACCTCAAGAGAGAACGAATCAACTACTTGTCGAATTTGCTCAGCAAAACTACCGTGTCATCCGCATTAAAGGCGGAGACCCATTTATCTTTGGTCGCGGTGGTGAAGAGCTCGAAGTATTGGTAGAGGCGGGTGTGCCATTTCAGGTTGTGCCAGGGATTACTGCGGCGGCGGGTGCAACCGCTTATGCTGGTATTCCGTTGACTCATCGTGACTACGCGCAATCTGCGATGTTTATTACTGGCCACTTGAAGGATAAAGATGATCAGCTTGATTGGTCAACGCTGGCGAGAGGAAATCAAACTCTGGTGATTTATATGGGCTTGATGAAGTCTGAATATATTACCCAACAACTTATTCAACATGGCCGCGCGCCAAGCACTCCGGTGGCAATAATCGAGCGCGGTACACAAAAAGATCAGAAAGTTTGGACAAGTACGCTCAACACTTTGTCCGACATCGCGTGCCATGCTCAATCGCCCGCACTTATCGTCGTGGGTGAGGTTGTCGCCTTGTCTCAAAAACTAGACTGGTATTTATCTGGTACTCGCTTCAGCAATGATGCCGTTGCCAACTCAATATAA
- a CDS encoding bifunctional 2',3'-cyclic-nucleotide 2'-phosphodiesterase/3'-nucleotidase: MTLAAKPLSLAVLTGMLTMASPVMAETIKLRIIETTDIHTNVMDYDYYRDAPSKQIGLSRAATLVKEARAEVENSVLVDNGDLIQGSPMGDYMAAKGVKPGDIHPVYKAMNLMDYDVANIGNHEFNFGLDFLAATLEGANFPYISANVYDKKTGEHYFKPYLIQPYQFKDENGKEHTVKVGYIGFVPPQIMVWDKANLEGQVFAQDIKESAEQLVPEMKAQGAEVIIAIPHSGISTDPYKLGAENSTLYLSEVEGIDAIAFGHAHAVFPSNDFADIQGINVEKGQVNGVTAVMPGRWGSHVGIMDLTLKQSDGQWSVIDGRSEARAIYNKSEQKSLAAADEAIVAAVADDHKGTREFVNQPIGKASDVMYSFLALVQDDPTIQIVNLAQTDYVERMIQGDPDLDGIPVLSAAAPFKVGGRKNDPNNFTEVESGQLTFRNAADLYLYPNTLVALKVTGHEVKEWLECSAGQFNTIDKTSSQPQSLINWDDFRTYNFDVIDGVEYQIDVTQPAKYDGGCNVINEDSQRIVNLTYQGKPIDTKQSFIIATNNYRAFSNAFPGTGEEFIAFEAPDENRTVLANYISRVSAEKGQVVPSADNNWSFAPIATEAKLDVRFETSPSEKAAKFIEERSQYPTKRVATDEVGFAIYSIDLTK, translated from the coding sequence ATGACACTTGCAGCAAAACCTCTTTCTTTAGCCGTCTTGACTGGCATGCTTACTATGGCTAGCCCTGTAATGGCCGAAACCATTAAGCTACGTATTATCGAAACTACCGACATCCATACTAACGTGATGGATTACGACTACTACCGCGATGCACCTTCTAAGCAAATCGGCCTTTCTCGTGCGGCAACCTTAGTCAAAGAAGCCCGAGCGGAAGTCGAAAATAGCGTACTTGTGGACAATGGTGACCTGATTCAAGGCAGCCCTATGGGTGATTACATGGCGGCTAAAGGCGTTAAGCCGGGTGATATTCACCCAGTTTATAAAGCAATGAACCTAATGGACTACGATGTTGCAAACATCGGTAACCACGAGTTTAACTTTGGTCTAGACTTTCTCGCAGCCACGCTAGAGGGCGCGAACTTCCCTTATATCAGTGCGAACGTATACGACAAGAAAACCGGCGAGCATTACTTTAAGCCATACTTAATTCAGCCATACCAGTTCAAAGATGAAAACGGAAAAGAACACACGGTAAAAGTCGGCTATATCGGCTTTGTTCCACCACAAATTATGGTTTGGGATAAAGCCAACCTAGAAGGTCAGGTCTTTGCACAAGACATCAAAGAGAGCGCTGAGCAGCTCGTACCAGAAATGAAAGCGCAGGGCGCAGAAGTAATTATTGCCATCCCTCACTCTGGCATTTCAACTGATCCATACAAACTGGGTGCAGAGAACTCGACGCTCTATCTCTCTGAGGTTGAGGGCATTGATGCCATCGCCTTTGGTCACGCCCATGCGGTATTCCCAAGTAATGACTTCGCCGATATCCAAGGCATCAATGTTGAAAAAGGCCAAGTGAACGGCGTAACAGCGGTGATGCCAGGTCGTTGGGGTAGCCACGTGGGGATTATGGACCTCACTTTGAAGCAATCAGATGGCCAATGGTCAGTGATTGATGGTCGTTCAGAAGCGCGTGCTATCTACAACAAATCAGAGCAGAAATCTCTTGCGGCAGCCGATGAAGCGATTGTTGCAGCCGTTGCTGACGACCACAAAGGGACTCGTGAGTTTGTTAATCAACCGATTGGTAAAGCAAGCGATGTAATGTATAGCTTCCTCGCCTTGGTACAAGATGACCCAACAATTCAGATCGTCAATCTCGCACAAACTGATTATGTTGAGCGCATGATCCAAGGTGACCCTGACCTTGATGGTATTCCGGTTCTTTCAGCTGCGGCACCATTTAAAGTTGGTGGGCGTAAAAACGATCCAAACAACTTTACAGAAGTCGAGTCGGGCCAGCTTACCTTCCGTAATGCTGCTGACCTATACCTATATCCAAATACCCTAGTGGCGCTAAAAGTAACGGGCCACGAGGTGAAAGAGTGGCTTGAATGCAGTGCTGGACAGTTCAACACTATCGATAAAACCTCTAGCCAACCTCAAAGTTTGATCAATTGGGATGACTTTAGAACCTATAACTTCGACGTAATTGATGGTGTCGAGTACCAAATCGATGTGACGCAACCTGCGAAGTACGATGGCGGCTGTAATGTCATCAATGAAGACTCACAACGTATCGTGAATCTGACTTATCAGGGTAAACCAATCGATACCAAGCAAAGCTTCATTATTGCAACCAACAACTACCGCGCTTTCAGCAACGCATTCCCCGGTACAGGTGAAGAGTTTATTGCGTTTGAAGCCCCAGATGAAAACCGCACTGTTCTAGCGAACTACATCTCGCGTGTTAGTGCAGAGAAGGGACAAGTCGTACCAAGTGCTGACAATAATTGGTCGTTTGCACCAATTGCCACTGAAGCAAAACTCGACGTACGCTTTGAAACGTCACCGAGTGAAAAAGCCGCTAAATTCATCGAAGAGCGTAGCCAATATCCGACGAAACGCGTTGCAACCGATGAAGTAGGCTTTGCGATTTACAGCATCGACCTAACAAAGTAG
- a CDS encoding GNAT family N-acetyltransferase produces MKSQSKAEWQTLSFAQLDNHQLYQIMKLRVDVFVVEQNCPYPELDNKDHHSEVRHIVGMVNGDIAAYCRVLPTGLSYSAPSIGRVIVAQAYRADKLGHELLRRAIESCETLWPNELEIKIGAQQHLKGYYHQHGFIRCSEMYLEDGIPHIDMVRNPTKHN; encoded by the coding sequence ATGAAATCTCAATCCAAGGCCGAGTGGCAAACGCTGAGTTTTGCACAGCTAGATAATCACCAGCTCTACCAGATCATGAAATTAAGAGTCGATGTTTTCGTTGTTGAGCAGAACTGCCCTTACCCAGAGCTCGATAATAAAGATCATCACTCTGAGGTTCGCCATATCGTTGGCATGGTGAATGGTGATATTGCGGCATACTGTCGGGTGCTCCCTACTGGGCTGAGCTACTCGGCACCAAGTATTGGACGTGTGATTGTGGCGCAAGCCTACCGCGCAGATAAACTTGGCCATGAGCTATTAAGACGTGCGATAGAGAGTTGTGAAACCTTGTGGCCAAATGAGCTGGAGATCAAGATTGGTGCGCAGCAACATCTCAAAGGCTACTATCATCAACACGGGTTTATTCGTTGCAGCGAGATGTATCTAGAGGATGGGATCCCACACATCGATATGGTGAGAAACCCAACCAAACACAATTAA